A genomic window from Piscinibacter gummiphilus includes:
- a CDS encoding DUF692 family multinuclear iron-containing protein, whose translation MNSLDLRGIPRVGFGLDFQLQPPSVMRRLADRFKGRLSHVSVVAMINEQDAKQFKQIFAGLPLVHHLSNVAPGDADGPHLDRLDHLDSLSQQMGAVWCGEDIGAWSIGPYDIPYFAPPLFERDVAQLIGERVATVERRSSVPFLAEIPSCSFVAGRISLGEFFHEIVERSGCKLVIDVSHVFSYALYTGQEPRDVLQSLPLGHVWEAHIAGGGAKPSEPYYYVDNHTDLILPEVADLLAQLVASAPSLRAVTYEFSEATPDDQVDEELTRLERLLADLSFVPSIAEPSKQQ comes from the coding sequence GTGAATTCATTAGACCTCCGCGGCATCCCACGCGTCGGCTTCGGCCTTGATTTTCAGCTACAACCGCCGTCGGTCATGCGGCGACTTGCGGACCGATTCAAGGGGCGCTTATCCCATGTATCGGTGGTCGCGATGATCAATGAGCAGGATGCCAAACAATTCAAGCAGATCTTTGCTGGATTGCCCCTCGTTCACCATCTTTCGAATGTGGCCCCTGGCGATGCAGACGGCCCGCATCTTGATCGGCTGGATCACCTTGATTCGCTATCTCAGCAGATGGGTGCTGTTTGGTGCGGAGAGGACATCGGAGCCTGGTCCATTGGGCCCTACGACATTCCTTATTTCGCACCACCTCTTTTCGAACGAGATGTCGCGCAACTCATTGGGGAGCGCGTGGCGACCGTCGAACGTCGCTCTTCAGTACCCTTCTTGGCTGAGATCCCTTCTTGCAGTTTTGTCGCGGGACGCATTTCACTCGGTGAGTTCTTCCACGAAATCGTCGAGAGAAGCGGATGCAAGCTCGTAATCGATGTCAGCCATGTCTTCTCCTATGCACTCTACACAGGACAAGAGCCCCGAGACGTCTTGCAAAGCTTGCCTCTGGGGCACGTATGGGAGGCTCATATTGCCGGCGGAGGCGCCAAACCGTCCGAGCCCTATTACTACGTCGACAACCACACAGACCTCATCCTTCCGGAAGTTGCTGACCTCTTGGCGCAACTGGTAGCAAGCGCTCCATCGCTGCGCGCTGTGACGTACGAGTTTTCAGAGGCTACGCCTGACGACCAAGTTGACGAAGAGCTGACCCGGCTGGAGCGCTTGTTGGCAGATCTTTCGTTCGTGCCAAGCATCGCTGAACCTTCCAAGCAACAATGA
- the moeB gene encoding molybdopterin-synthase adenylyltransferase MoeB, protein MRGHEQLLADIRKRIPEVAPQEAFALQACGAALIDVREQDEISDGTAAGAMTLSRAFLELRIEALVPDLDRPILVMCASGLRSLLAADNLARLGYTSVRSVSGGFVRWKAERLPIESREVLDATARDRYSRHLRVPEIGESGQLKLARSKVLIVGAGGLGSPAAFYLAAAGVGTIGLVDDDLVERSNLQRQILHTDARVGTPKIVSGRLTLEALNPDVHVIGHQTRLTKDNVEEIFEGYDVVVDGSDNFPTRYLINDACVKTGIPNVYGAVMRFEGQASVFWPSRPNHRGPCYRCLFPEPPSASNSPSCAEAGVVGVLPGIVGLLQANEAIKVLLNIGEPLTGRVLSFDALQGSFSEFRFAPDPACPHCSKGRQFPGYTDYEQFCAVQA, encoded by the coding sequence TTGCGAGGACATGAGCAACTGCTTGCGGATATCCGCAAGCGCATTCCAGAGGTGGCGCCGCAGGAGGCGTTTGCGCTACAGGCATGCGGCGCTGCGCTGATCGACGTGCGGGAACAAGATGAGATTTCAGACGGCACCGCGGCTGGCGCCATGACTTTGAGTCGAGCCTTCCTTGAACTCCGGATCGAAGCACTGGTTCCGGATCTCGATCGCCCAATCTTGGTGATGTGCGCTAGCGGCCTCCGATCTCTTCTTGCCGCCGACAATTTGGCGCGCTTGGGATACACATCAGTGCGGTCGGTGTCCGGCGGCTTCGTGCGTTGGAAGGCCGAGCGCCTCCCTATTGAGTCCCGCGAGGTATTAGACGCCACTGCACGAGACCGCTATTCACGGCATTTGCGCGTGCCGGAGATCGGTGAGTCCGGGCAGCTGAAACTTGCGCGATCGAAAGTGTTGATTGTTGGCGCGGGAGGACTCGGTTCTCCAGCAGCCTTTTACCTTGCTGCAGCTGGTGTTGGCACGATCGGACTCGTCGACGACGATCTTGTTGAGCGTAGCAATCTGCAGAGGCAAATCCTCCACACGGACGCTCGCGTAGGTACGCCGAAGATCGTTTCCGGTCGTCTCACTCTAGAGGCGCTCAACCCAGATGTACACGTCATAGGCCATCAGACGAGGCTAACAAAGGACAATGTCGAAGAGATCTTCGAAGGCTACGACGTGGTCGTCGATGGCTCAGACAACTTTCCAACGAGATACCTGATCAACGACGCTTGCGTGAAGACTGGCATCCCGAACGTATACGGGGCGGTGATGCGGTTTGAGGGGCAGGCTAGCGTTTTCTGGCCTTCGCGACCGAATCATCGGGGGCCTTGCTATCGATGCCTATTCCCTGAGCCACCCTCGGCCTCGAACTCTCCATCATGCGCAGAGGCTGGCGTTGTCGGTGTGCTGCCTGGAATCGTGGGCCTATTGCAAGCAAATGAAGCCATCAAGGTTCTGCTTAACATCGGCGAGCCTCTTACGGGACGAGTTCTTAGCTTCGATGCGTTGCAAGGGAGCTTCTCTGAGTTTCGATTTGCACCGGACCCAGCCTGCCCACACTGCAGCAAAGGTCGGCAGTTTCCCGGGTACACGGACTACGAACAATTTTGCGCCGTGCAGGCGTGA